A genomic region of Psychrobacter sp. M13 contains the following coding sequences:
- a CDS encoding DUF2058 domain-containing protein, which yields MAKNALQAQLLKAGLVDSKKANKISKQSQHAKRTGDASNIEAKKALAEAQAKKVAKDQQLNHEKQQLLEQKTLHANIIQMIKQHQLTNTQGEVSYQFVDNSKIKKLYVTQKLYEQIVAGHVVIARLEDNSSLDNPLNYALLPRPLADRIESKLTGFIVVSNDKSDIELEEDDPYAAYVIPDDLMW from the coding sequence ATGGCAAAAAATGCCCTGCAAGCGCAGCTGTTAAAAGCTGGATTAGTCGATAGTAAAAAAGCGAACAAGATAAGCAAACAATCTCAACATGCTAAGCGCACAGGGGATGCCTCCAACATTGAGGCCAAAAAAGCATTAGCCGAGGCGCAGGCAAAAAAGGTCGCTAAGGATCAGCAACTTAATCATGAAAAGCAGCAGCTTCTGGAGCAAAAAACCTTACATGCTAATATTATTCAAATGATAAAACAGCATCAGCTCACAAACACTCAGGGCGAGGTCAGTTATCAGTTTGTCGATAATAGCAAAATCAAAAAGCTCTATGTCACCCAGAAGCTCTATGAGCAAATAGTTGCAGGTCATGTGGTTATTGCGCGCTTAGAAGATAATAGCAGCTTAGACAACCCTCTGAATTATGCCCTACTACCGCGGCCACTAGCCGATCGTATTGAGTCCAAATTGACAGGATTCATAGTAGTGTCGAATGATAAGTCAGATATCGAGCTGGAGGAAGATGATCCTTATGCCGCTTATGTGATTCCAGATGATTTGATGTGGTAG